Within Gammaproteobacteria bacterium, the genomic segment TCATTTGCTGCACATCGATCTACGTTTGTGGTTAGCTGATGATCTTCTGACCAAGGTGGATCGAGCGACAATGGAATGTGCGCTGGAAGCGCGCGTGCCTTATCTGGATCATCATTTCGTGGAATTGTGCGCTCGATTGTCGCCGCACCTGAAATGCCGGGGCAAGACGGGAAAATATCTATTAAAAAAAATAGCCGAGCGCCATCTTCCAGCGAAAATTGTATATCGTGATAAACACGGATTCGTAATGCCCCTTTCCGAATGGTTGGCCAATGAACTTAAACCCACAGTACGGCAATGCCTGCGCGATCTGGCTACTCGCGGCCTATTTCTACCCGAGGCCCTATGCCGCATTGAAGGCGAGCATTACACCGGAAAACGCAACCATGCCGGACGGCTATGGGCATTATTAGTCTTGGAGCAATGGTTTCAGCGTTTCCAACCGGAATTTACCTTAGCCGCATGATGAATCGCTCAGGCGGTTTACAATTTGCTTTTCCGCTCGTCGAAACATCATGATTCAAATACCCAATCGTATTCTTGCCATCCACGTTGCCCGTATTGGCGATACTCTGTTGACTTCGGCTGCCTTACGGGCGATTGCTACGCATTACTCCATGGCTAAAATCGATTTCTTAGGCCATAGTAAACGTATCGCGGTCATGCAACATCTGCCTTATCTACATCGCATTGGAGCGATTAATAAGCGTAATGCCAAATTTCGGGGTCATCTGGTTTCCCTGCTTAATCGTAAACCTTATGACCTAACCTTTGTTTGGGGTGGGCATGATCCGGAATTGATTAAATACGCGCATCGAGTGTCGCGGCGACTCATTATTTCGCAGCAAAAGGAGGAACAAGTACATATTTTGGCGGATCGTGTCATACCTTTTCCCGATGATACGAATACTCTGACCGAGGAAGAAGACAAGCCTCTGGCACAATGGCTACTCGATCTGGTAGAACAAGGTTTGGGAATTACCGCGCAAAACTGCCACGCGGATTACTATGTGACAACGGATGAGCTGAAACACGCCCAAACAATTTTGACGAATCAATTTGGATCAAGACCAATTAAAATTATTGGTTTAGTCATGGAAAGCCATCCAGCGGGTATCCATCGTAATTGGCCTATTGATTACTTTTGCGGTTTACTTGAATCTTTACAGACTGACAATCCCGATTATAGATTTGTTTTGTTGGGCGATCCGCTCGCTCCTGAGAAAATAGCCTCGATTGAAAAGATACTGGGCGAAAGGTTGGTTAATTTAACCGGCAAGTTACCCTTGCGGGACAGCGCAGCGGTGATTGCCAGGCTTGATTTATATTTAGGGGTGGATACCGGTCCCAGCCATATCGCGGCAGCGTTGGGAACGCCCTCAGTGGTAATGTATCACTGCATGCGCAAGGGCGAATTATTAATTGCGCCCAAATTTCCTCAACGTCTGACAATCATTAATCATCCAACCAAACGCAATATTTGTACTTTTGATACGCCCATGGCCGACATCAAGATTAGTACCGTACTTGCTGCCTGCCGAGCGCGTTTAGCCAATGGTTGAAGCCAGACGGTGAATTCAATCTCGGCTTGGCAAGGTAACTGGATCAATAAATAATCAGAGAATAATCGACAATCCCGTGGCCAGAGAGCGTCCAAAATCCAATATAGGAGCGACGATTAGCAAGGAGAAAAGTTGCAGGACAATGATTACCACGAACGGTGAGAGATCAAAGCCCGACATCGGCGGCAGACGCCGCCGTGTTGGATTGAGCAGTGGGTAATTAAGACGATAGAGAAGATGCGTCAGTGGGTTGGATCCGGGGTTGAACCAACTCATCATTGCCTCAATGATGATGGAAAATATGAACACATTTAACGTCAACGCCAATAGTTCCGCGATGGCCCAGACGAGCGTTCCCGTTATCCGATAGGTTTGCCCCATCATCAGGCCAACCAGGGTGATCTCTAAGAACTTCAACGCCACAAGCAGGATCAGCGCCGCCCAGTCGAATCCCCTGTAACCAGGAATGAATCGGCGCAAAGGTAACAGCAGTGGATTACTGATTTTAACCAAGGCGGCGGAGAGGGGATTATAAAAATCGGCCCTGACCAGGCCAAACAAAAATCGTAACAATGTCGCGAAAATATAAAGTCCAAACAAGGTACTGATGAGAAAGATGATTGCATTGGCGAAATAATTACCGTTCATTAAGTGTCCCCGAGAAAACCCGCCCTTTAGGACGATGAAAAAAGGGAGACGGTTTTGCAACCGTCCAAAAATGCCGGTTTTTTCCGACGATCAGCCCTTACGCGGCCAGTGACGCACACCTCAACACAAGACTTGAGTTCACAAGCCTCGCCCTTTAGTGCGTGGTCATTGACTGGTCAATCCTCACCAAGGATAGCGGCGAGTTCTACGGAACGCGCTTGTGCTGCGTCAATTGCCGTGGCGA encodes:
- a CDS encoding Glycosyl transferase, whose protein sequence is MIQIPNRILAIHVARIGDTLLTSAALRAIATHYSMAKIDFLGHSKRIAVMQHLPYLHRIGAINKRNAKFRGHLVSLLNRKPYDLTFVWGGHDPELIKYAHRVSRRLIISQQKEEQVHILADRVIPFPDDTNTLTEEEDKPLAQWLLDLVEQGLGITAQNCHADYYVTTDELKHAQTILTNQFGSRPIKIIGLVMESHPAGIHRNWPIDYFCGLLESLQTDNPDYRFVLLGDPLAPEKIASIEKILGERLVNLTGKLPLRDSAAVIARLDLYLGVDTGPSHIAAALGTPSVVMYHCMRKGELLIAPKFPQRLTIINHPTKRNICTFDTPMADIKISTVLAACRARLANG
- a CDS encoding YggT family protein, which encodes MNGNYFANAIIFLISTLFGLYIFATLLRFLFGLVRADFYNPLSAALVKISNPLLLPLRRFIPGYRGFDWAALILLVALKFLEITLVGLMMGQTYRITGTLVWAIAELLALTLNVFIFSIIIEAMMSWFNPGSNPLTHLLYRLNYPLLNPTRRRLPPMSGFDLSPFVVIIVLQLFSLLIVAPILDFGRSLATGLSIIL